In Scylla paramamosain isolate STU-SP2022 chromosome 48, ASM3559412v1, whole genome shotgun sequence, the DNA window ACATCACCGCCAGccattttcccctccaccaccctctattctttcctccatatctctctcCATGAGTTACTtccacacttctccttcctcacagaccttcctccatgtttcttccaccttttctccaATCCTGATTATCCTGCAAGTCATGCTTCATAGttaaaatagtgcttttgttaCATAGTCTGACATCACCGCCAGccattttcccctccaccaccctctattctttcctccatatctccctccatgAGTTAGCTCCaggcttctccttcctcacagacctTTCTCCATGTTTCTTCCACCTTGtctccaatcctgactatcctgcGAGTCTTGCTTCATAGTTAAAATAGTGCTTTCGTTAGATAGTCTGACATCACCGCCAGCCattttcccctccatcaccctctattctttcctccatatctctctccatgagttacctccacacttctccttcctcacagaccttcctccatgttccctccaccttccctccaattCTGACTATCCTGTGTCTCTTGGTTCATAGTGAAAATAGTGCTTTTTTTGACCTGTGCTCTCTCTGGCAGGCTCTGTTGAAGAACCAGGACAGGGCAGGGAAGGTGAATGACCCATCTATATTCCCTGACCTCTGCACTTCACACCGCAAGAATTTGATGCACATGTTGAAAAACCatcaaaaggtgtgtgtgtgtgtgtgtgtgtgtgtgtgtgtgtgtgtgtgtgtgtaatagtagtagtagtagtaatagtagtagtaatataggaacataataaaaataatcaaaaaatACTATGAAATTCTTACTGGAGGTgttactaactctctctctctctctctctctctctctctctctctctctctctctctctctctctctctctctctctctctctctctctctctctctctctctctctctctctctctctctctctctctctctctcagctgcaaGACATCAAAAGGAGATGCATCAAGGCAAAGGAAGAGCTGTCGGAGAATTTGCACGTTAGATTGAAGTAAGTAttcacagcagcaggaggaggaggaggaggaggaggaggaggaggaggaggaggagaagaagaagaatcagctgttcctttttttggtaatgatatttgtttgtttgtttgttttctttctcagtttctctccttccttccttattttcttgttatcatcattgtccttctcttttcattattcactttgAGCTGTGTTGtcacttgttcctctttcttctctccctccattacaaaattttcccttttcaactcccaccccctctgtttctccctcccccccctccctccctgcctccctgcctcactgCCTGTCTCTCTTAACCGATCCTGACCCCATAGGTGGATAATGTATATAGAGAGGCGCCTGTACGAGGCGGACACGCGCGTCTCCATGCATCAAGAGAGTGTTCGGTGCCTGGCTGGACTCCTGCAGGTGGTGGAGCAGATTCACCGCGCCCCGAGGGTCTATGCCGCAGCCGTCACGGAGGTGGCTCGCCGGCACGCCTTCTCCAGGGCCTTCCTGCAGGTGAACTAAGGGTcagaggagggtgaggattggaggggaggtggagggatgacTGGGGAAggtgtgtgaggaaggagaagcatagAGGTATCTTGTGGAGGGAAatattggaggaaaggagagagggtggtggagagaaGAATTACTGGCTGTGGTGGCAGACTATctaacaaaagcactattttatCAATGAAGCAAGTGTTACAGAATAGTCAGGAttgaaggagaggtggaggaaacatggaggaaggtctgtgaggaaggagaaacatgGAGGTAACTtatggagggagatatggaggaaagaaggcaaACTGGTGGAGAGTATGGCTGGCTGTCCTTGAGTTCATGCACACTCCTTACATCTTGCATCACCTGTCTGTTGTTTTGCAGTGGGGCGTCTGAGCTGAGCAGCCAGAGTGGAGAGGTGTGGAGGCGCGAGGTGGAGGCAAGAAGAGGCTTTTCCCAAGACTTCTCCACCCACTTCCtagcctctctctttcctggtaTGGAAGATCTGCCTCCTAATTTTGCAACCTCTCTACCATCCCAGTTTGACATGGCTCTCCCTAAGGTAGG includes these proteins:
- the LOC135095236 gene encoding RB1-inducible coiled-coil protein 1-like, which translates into the protein MRQVSLLDWISAKDSQSDVRQIAQLCCRGLAQISEGLLEQVGQEVSAVLREADRPQMKEVKGLGERLCGLEQLMHDAAYVVQEQSNFSQALLKNQDRAGKVNDPSIFPDLCTSHRKNLMHMLKNHQKLQDIKRRCIKAKEELSENLHVRLKWIMYIERRLYEADTRVSMHQESVRCLAGLLQVVEQIHRAPRVYAAAVTEVARRHAFSRAFLQVN